The following coding sequences are from one Culex quinquefasciatus strain JHB chromosome 1, VPISU_Cqui_1.0_pri_paternal, whole genome shotgun sequence window:
- the LOC6042430 gene encoding DNA-directed RNA polymerase III subunit RPC3, translating into MSIQLGKLCSCIIQQHFGDVVRMVADDLFSGVAKTLPMIVKSCELTKSEVCKAIAILLKFSLARHQPNKAGTATEYILEYEKVLMILRYPRYVHLIQTKYGHESAILTEELLRAGCQTASCIILKATAISDAKGKDTITKFREKFSDLVAKNFFIRAPEPKPVDQNTDLLALEYEDPKLFQMPELDLRKLLDLQEKKTTKAPDEGIHWLINLEKFHLDFRDTIMISSVERLIDPTAAECFKHLLQLMYTKTKPWEKVSNPISMAELKQLCEKKSDNLELLKFLDQYVAVTESLNYLSKFGDMGGGQYTVNMKTIFEQLTWNCIENIITEKYGSKAARIFRVIRLKKYIEQENIQKEAMIPAKEAKQLTYKLLEENFLQIQAFRKPGGGNAGAPKSFFLFYVNQMQIVSMLLEICYKSLYNSITRSTHDKTVNKRLIEKSQRLDSIVEAMKERGESEDYIAEIQETLTPPEKEILLKVKIRVKSLYSAEIGIDETIFLLKLYQQYQGK; encoded by the exons ATGTCGATCCAGCTGGGAAAGCTGTGCTCCTGCATTATTCAGCAGCATTTCGGCGATGTGGTCCGCATGGTGGCGGACGATCTGTTTTCTGGTGTGGCAAAAACGCTGCCGATGATCGTGAAGAGCTGCGAGCTGACGAAATCGGAG GTCTGCAAAGCCATCGCGATTTTGCTTAAATTCTCCCTGGCACGACATCAGCCGAACAAGGCCGGAACGGCCACCGAGTACATTTTGGAGTACGAAAAGGTCCTGATGATTCTGCGCTACCCGCGGTACGTGCACCTCATTCAAACTAAGTACGGTCACGAATCGGCCATCCTGACCGAGGAGTTGCTCCGTGCAGGATGTCAAACCGCTTCGTGCATCATCCTAAAGGCGACCGCAATCTCTGACGCCAAGGGAAAGGACACCATCACCAAGTTCAGGGAAAAGTTTTCCGACTTGGTGGCGAAGAACTTCTTCATCCGAGCGCCGGAACCGAAACCCGTAGATCAGAACACCGATCTGTTGGCGTTGGAGTACGAGGATCCGAAGTTGTTCCAAATGCCAGAATTGGACCTTCGAAAGTTGCTCGATCTGCAGGAGAAGAAAACCACGAAAGCACCGGACGAGGGCATCCACTGGCTGATCAACTTGGAAAAGTTCCACCTCGACTTTCGTGACACGATCATGATCAGCTCGGTCGAGCGGCTAATCGATCCAACCGCAGCAGAATGCTTCAAACATCTGCTGCAGCTCATGTACACCAAGACGAAGCCCTGGGAAAAGGTCTCCAACCCGATCTCGATGGCCGAGCTCAAACAGCTATGCGAGAAAAAGTCCGACAACCTCGAGCTCCTCAAATTCCTGGACCAGTACGTGGCCGTCACCGAATCACTCAACTACCTGAGCAAATTCGGCGACATGGGCGGCGGCCAGTATACGGTCAACATGAAGACGATCTTCGAGCAGCTCACCTGGAACTGCATCGAAAACATCATCACGGAAAAGTACGGCTCGAAGGCGGCCCGCATCTTCCGCGTCATCCGGCTGAAAAAGTACATCGAACAGGAGAACATCCAGAAGGAGGCGATGATCCCGGCGAAGGAAGCCAAGCAGCTCACCTACAAGCTGCTCGAGGAGAACTTCCTCCAAATCCAAGCGTTCCGCAAACCGGGTGGAGGCAACGCCGGCGCGCCCAAATCGTTCTTCCTCTTCTACGTCAACCAGATGCAAATCGTGTCGATGCTCCTGGAAATCTGCTACAAATCtctgtacaattccatcacccGCTCCACCCACGACAAGACCGTCAACAAGCGGCTGATCGAGAAGAGCCAACGGCTGGACAGCATCGTGGAAGCGATGAAGGAGAGGGGCGAGTCGGAAGACTACATCGCGGAGATCCAGGAAACGTTGACGCCACCGGAGAAGGAAATTCTGCTCAAGGTTAAGATCCGCGTCAAGAGTTTGTACAGCGCGGAGATTGGCATTGACGAGACCATTTTCTTGCTCAAACTGTACCAGCAGTACCAGGGGAAATAA
- the LOC6042429 gene encoding TBC1 domain family member 7, whose protein sequence is MDDKRNFRSTYYEKVGCRGVEERKSLEILLKDKPLNVLKLKQFCILFTVPNIHRNVLWNFLLGVTPAYTDSRQYVMQQRIAVYDDLLRALQVMGTIDDKTPKNRVLYAMWLLETKQLCLGFDLQQECSFVNITEVLLQVFENDIEIYWMAKGFHVLSEEIREEMGMLLDLTETILEKEDNGIYIHLKQCDILPGLPLPKWYSSFFSGVLSELALIRIWDKICGRSNKIVIFVFIEIMRTLRRRVLRCMDLKSLLECIDSIKDEQETADMIVNKAIELWQQNKGHKEYNIPKPLN, encoded by the exons ATGGACGACAAGCGGAACTTCCGATCGACGTACTACGAAAAAGTGGGCTGCCGGGGCGTCGAGGAGCGCAAATCGCTGGAAATTCTGCTCAAGGACAAACCGCTGAACGTGCTGAAACTGAAGCAGTTTTGCATCCTGTTTACCGTGCCCAACATCCACCGGAATGTTCTGTGGAACTTTTTGTTGG GCGTCACCCCGGCCTACACTGACTCGCGCCAGTACGTGATGCAGCAACGCATAGCCGTATACGACGATCTACTGCGCGCCCTGCAGGTCATGGGCACGATCGACGACAAAACGCCCAAGAACCGGGTGCTGTACGCGATGTGGCTGCTGGAAACGAAGCAGCTCTGTCTGGGATTCGATCTTCAGCAAGAGTGCTCCTTCGTGAACATCACCGAAGTGCTGCTGCAGGTGTTCGAGAACGACATCGAGATCTACTGGATGGCGAAGGGGTTCCACGTGCTCAGCGAAGAAATTCGTGAGGAAATGGGCATGCTGCTGGATCTGACCGAAACCATCCTGGAAAAAGAAGACAACGGGATCTACATTCATCTCAAACAGTGCGACATCCTGCCAGGTTTACCACTGCCCAAGTGGTACAGTTCGTTCTTTTCGGGTGTGCTGTCGGAACTCGCCCTGATTCGCATTTGGGACAAGATCTGCGGTCGATCGAACAAGattgtaatttttgtcttcaTCGAGATTATGCGCACGCTGCGAAGGCGCGTTCTGCGCTGCATGGATCTGAAATCGCTGCTGGAGTGTATCGATAGT ATTAAGGACGAACAGGAAACGGCCGACATGATCGTGAACAAGGCAATCGAGTTGTGGCAGCAGAACAAGGGCCACAAGGAGTACAACATACCGAAGCCGCTCAACTGA